One Colias croceus chromosome 28, ilColCroc2.1 DNA window includes the following coding sequences:
- the LOC123703974 gene encoding protein seele — MRLASSIIVLPFILTLVSAAIDPRNLKCLVCRTTFDELNNAIKKVDKWKKVDVGNFRMDAAGNTMQQKVPAHRSAVYISEMIDGICKRMDDYVRVYYKATGKLAIMQLMVENGGMNPDFSKTRFVTDDDLNKSLEYYCERMFEENEDEITDLYKNRPEDDVMPDAEKEICFKHTNYCEDWMLPNEEDTTWTAEMEAEYTKVHGADPYGFGGGLPQQSITRDVSDDDGYDDTDDDEQREDL; from the exons atGCGTTTAGCTAGTTCTATAATAGTATTgccttttattttaacactaGTTTCTGCGGCAATTGATCCgcgaaatttaaaatgtttag tcTGCCGGACGACTTTTGATGAGCTTAACAATGCGATAAAAAAGGTGGATAAATGGAAAAAAGTAGAT gTTGGCAACTTCAGAATGGATGCAGCTGGCAACACCATGCAACAAAAGGTGCCGGCACACCGATCAGCTGTGTACATTTCTGAAATGATTGATGGAAttt GCAAGCGTATGGACGACTACGTGCGCGTATACTACAAGGCGACCGGCAAGCTGGCCATCATGCAACTGATGGTGGAAAATGGCGGCATGAATCCAGACTTTTCGAAGACGAGGTTCGTCACGGACGACGATTTGAACAAGAGCTTGGAGTACTAT TGTGAACGTATGTTTGAAGAAAACGAAGATGAAATAACTGACTTGTACAAGAACAGGCCGGAAGATGACGTCATGCCGGACGCAGAAAAGGAG atCTGCTTCAAACACACGAACTACTGTGAAGACTGGATGTTGCCAAACGAAGAAGACACCACGTGGACCGCTGAAATGGAGGCTGAGTATACTAAg GTTCACGGCGCAGACCCGTACGGTTTCGGTGGTGGTCTACCCCAACAGTCCATCACCCGTGACGTCAGCGATGATGACGGTTATGATGACACCGATGATGATGAGCAACGGGAAGATTTGTGA